A part of Helicobacter ibis genomic DNA contains:
- a CDS encoding peptidylprolyl isomerase encodes MIGFMQKHRKYLVVVVWASTIAFVGAGFVGWGSYSLSSSANAVAIVGDTNIEQNKLQREYNRLYNIYNQLVGGTLDQEQAKKMGIESQALNNLISQTLMLNFARDIGLRVEDKEIIEEITTIEAFQSNGKFNQEIYKKALQENQLRPKEFEESIRESLLLNKLGVLLDIPLTQLEIDVLKSAYFVEDKVAIKTINKSSIEFTPKEEGIKQYWEENKDIYQTQRGYEISMLEINTDSIETDEESLKKYYNDFKNKFLDNNGQIKEYKDAKNDVIREYKDSQAEKEALKEYISLRKGENKNAKNIQVFEGDEKYNIDFINALSQAKEGETLKPIKLEDRYITAKIIKIIPSVPKEYSAARDEAKEDYIKEEKSKTLQSMAKKELKTNFDATNIGFISKDTKSIQGLNEDESLEFVSQLFGKTDEKGYILLQNKIVLYKILDQRIKNSDTINENLKLLTQSGTQMKGRLIEKELLSYLLNTYEVIKK; translated from the coding sequence ATGATAGGCTTTATGCAAAAACACAGAAAATATCTTGTCGTAGTAGTATGGGCTAGCACGATAGCATTTGTTGGTGCTGGTTTTGTTGGGTGGGGTAGTTATAGCCTATCAAGTTCAGCCAATGCAGTTGCCATAGTTGGCGATACAAATATCGAACAAAACAAGTTGCAAAGAGAATATAACAGACTATACAATATATATAATCAATTAGTAGGTGGCACACTAGACCAAGAACAAGCCAAAAAAATGGGAATAGAATCCCAAGCACTAAACAATCTAATATCACAAACACTTATGCTAAATTTCGCAAGAGATATAGGATTAAGAGTTGAAGATAAAGAAATAATAGAAGAAATAACAACAATAGAAGCCTTTCAATCAAATGGAAAATTTAATCAAGAAATATACAAAAAAGCACTACAAGAAAATCAACTAAGACCAAAAGAATTCGAAGAAAGCATAAGAGAAAGTTTGCTTTTAAATAAGCTTGGTGTGTTGCTTGATATCCCACTAACACAATTAGAAATAGATGTTCTAAAATCAGCTTATTTTGTAGAAGACAAAGTTGCCATTAAGACAATTAATAAATCTAGCATAGAATTTACTCCAAAAGAAGAAGGAATCAAGCAATACTGGGAAGAAAATAAAGATATATACCAAACTCAAAGAGGGTATGAAATATCAATGCTAGAGATAAATACAGATTCTATAGAGACTGATGAAGAAAGTTTAAAAAAATACTATAACGATTTTAAAAATAAATTTTTAGATAATAATGGGCAAATAAAAGAATACAAAGATGCTAAAAACGATGTAATTAGAGAATATAAAGATTCCCAAGCAGAAAAAGAAGCTCTAAAAGAATATATCTCACTAAGAAAGGGAGAGAATAAAAACGCAAAAAATATACAAGTATTTGAAGGTGATGAAAAGTATAATATAGATTTTATAAACGCCCTAAGTCAAGCTAAAGAAGGCGAAACACTAAAGCCTATAAAATTAGAAGATAGATACATAACAGCTAAAATTATAAAGATTATCCCAAGTGTGCCAAAGGAATATAGTGCTGCTAGAGATGAAGCAAAAGAAGACTACATAAAAGAAGAAAAATCTAAAACACTACAGAGCATGGCAAAAAAAGAGCTAAAGACTAATTTTGATGCTACAAATATAGGATTTATAAGTAAAGACACAAAGTCAATTCAAGGCTTAAACGAAGATGAAAGCTTAGAATTTGTATCTCAACTATTCGGTAAAACCGATGAGAAAGGGTATATTTTATTACAAAATAAGATAGTCTTATATAAAATTTTGGACCAAAGAATTAAAAATTCTGATACAATTAATGAAAACTTGAAGCTTTTAACACAAAGTGGCACTCAAATGAAGGGGCGTTTGATAGAAAAAGAGCTGTTAAGCTATTTATTAAATACTTATGAAGTTATAAAAAAATAA